A DNA window from Corallococcus soli contains the following coding sequences:
- a CDS encoding right-handed parallel beta-helix repeat-containing protein: MRFRLPLTTIVCSAAVLAGLTGCTGKVEPAPIGRNPGTKTPPIVTRPQPVPDAGTVVDGGTADSGTAPDPTDPPPTDPPPPTDPPPTDPPPAEPQYTRVLWVSPNGSDTAAGSEGQPLRTVARALALVKPGEAVFLQSGTWREHVQLQEKQGTAAKPLTLRAAPGATAILKGGSIGKTALVDVSGAYWNIEGLTVDVGGESTFAVMWRGAGAHHGVLKNSIVKNGTEGAGVYVTEKAHDVLIEDNDISHFDKGDEDSHGVAVQTSASNVVVRGNDIHHNSGDGVQCLGPEGGATLPGTPFDNLLVEGNKLHDNRENGADIKTCTRVTLRGNTIYNHRGVSSAAGEGIVVHLSPSDVTLEDNVLYANARAIQIGGYREGAPPTRVIIRRNLIHDGLGDSEGEEGTGIRVDTSVNVKVQHNTVWNVSGACLIFGEGASGASQGLDVRNNIFAGCGLAARGGSGRSGAVMDGNLFFLNGGAATFRLDNAAMGLAEWRSKAGLDKRSQERAPGFVDTGADDYRLTPASVAREAGLSLGLPFCGAAPDQGAFESGCP, translated from the coding sequence ATGCGCTTCCGCCTGCCCCTGACGACCATCGTCTGTTCCGCTGCGGTGCTCGCGGGCCTCACCGGCTGTACCGGCAAGGTCGAACCCGCGCCCATAGGAAGGAACCCGGGAACGAAGACGCCACCCATCGTCACCCGTCCCCAGCCCGTCCCCGATGCCGGCACCGTCGTGGACGGGGGCACCGCGGACAGCGGCACGGCTCCTGACCCGACGGATCCACCTCCCACGGATCCACCGCCGCCCACCGACCCACCTCCCACGGATCCACCGCCCGCGGAGCCGCAGTACACGCGCGTGCTCTGGGTGTCACCGAACGGCAGCGACACCGCGGCCGGTTCGGAAGGCCAGCCCCTGCGCACGGTGGCGCGCGCGCTGGCGCTGGTGAAGCCCGGCGAGGCGGTGTTCCTCCAGTCGGGCACGTGGCGCGAACACGTCCAGCTCCAGGAGAAGCAGGGCACGGCGGCGAAGCCGCTGACGCTCCGGGCCGCGCCGGGCGCGACGGCCATCCTCAAGGGGGGCTCCATCGGCAAGACGGCGCTGGTGGACGTGAGCGGCGCGTACTGGAACATCGAGGGGCTCACGGTGGACGTGGGCGGCGAGTCCACCTTCGCGGTGATGTGGCGGGGCGCGGGCGCGCACCACGGCGTGCTGAAGAACAGCATCGTGAAGAACGGCACGGAGGGCGCGGGCGTCTACGTGACGGAGAAGGCCCACGACGTCCTCATCGAGGACAACGACATCTCCCACTTCGACAAGGGCGATGAGGACAGCCACGGCGTCGCGGTGCAGACCTCCGCGAGCAACGTGGTGGTGCGCGGCAACGACATCCACCACAACTCCGGTGACGGCGTGCAGTGCCTGGGCCCGGAGGGCGGCGCCACGCTGCCCGGCACGCCGTTCGACAACCTGCTCGTGGAGGGCAACAAGCTCCACGACAACCGGGAGAACGGCGCGGACATCAAGACGTGCACGCGCGTCACGCTGCGCGGCAACACCATCTACAACCACCGCGGTGTGTCCTCCGCCGCGGGGGAGGGCATCGTCGTGCACCTGTCCCCCTCGGACGTCACGCTGGAGGACAACGTCCTCTACGCCAACGCGCGCGCCATCCAGATTGGCGGCTACCGCGAGGGCGCCCCGCCCACCCGCGTCATCATCCGCCGCAACCTCATCCACGACGGCCTGGGAGACTCGGAGGGCGAGGAGGGCACCGGCATCCGCGTGGACACCTCCGTGAACGTGAAGGTGCAGCACAACACCGTGTGGAACGTGAGCGGCGCGTGCCTCATCTTCGGCGAGGGCGCGAGCGGCGCCAGCCAGGGCCTGGACGTGCGCAACAACATCTTCGCCGGCTGCGGGCTCGCCGCGCGGGGAGGCTCGGGCCGGAGCGGCGCCGTGATGGACGGCAACCTCTTCTTCCTCAACGGGGGCGCGGCGACGTTCCGCCTGGACAACGCCGCCATGGGGCTGGCGGAGTGGCGCTCGAAGGCCGGCCTGGACAAGCGCTCCCAGGAGCGCGCCCCCGGCTTCGTGGACACGGGCGCGGATGACTACCGCCTCACCCCGGCCTCCGTCGCGCGCGAGGCGGGCCTGTCGCTGGGCCTGCCCTTCTGTGGGGCCGCGCCGGACCAGGGGGCTTTCGAGTCAGGCTGCCCCTGA
- the grxC gene encoding glutaredoxin 3 — MPDVVVYMKPTCPYSRQAMDLLKEKGCPFQKVNVATDDARHEEMKERSGRHTVPQIFIAGRHVGGCDDLYALEERGELDALLSSAQAPTAP; from the coding sequence ATGCCCGACGTCGTCGTCTACATGAAGCCCACCTGCCCCTATTCGCGCCAGGCCATGGACCTGCTCAAGGAGAAGGGCTGTCCGTTTCAGAAGGTGAACGTCGCCACGGATGACGCGCGCCATGAGGAGATGAAGGAGCGCAGCGGTCGTCACACCGTGCCGCAGATCTTCATCGCGGGCCGCCACGTCGGCGGGTGCGACGACCTGTATGCGCTGGAGGAGCGGGGGGAGCTGGATGCGTTGCTGAGCAGCGCCCAGGCGCCCACCGCGCCCTGA
- a CDS encoding U32 family peptidase, whose translation MSSRRPEILAPAGDLESLRAALASGADAVYFGLDEGFNARARAENFSLERLPDTVGLIHRAGARAYVTLNTLVFEPELPVVEHLLRGVARAGVDALIVQDPAVALLARAVCPQLELHASTQMTLSSAEGARFATGLGFTRMVVPRELSVAEIRRLASQTDIELEVFIHGALCMSWSGQCLTSEAWGGRSANRGQCAQSCRLPYDLVVDEETRDLGEVKYLLSPKDLAGVRAVPELADIGVHSLKIEGRLKGPQYVSSTVQGYRRWLDGVMAGKPDGARLAKDLAEMSLSYSRGFSHGFLAGSDHQTLVEGRFPKHRGLYLGRVSAVAGKDVLVVPDDRPWTGALGLGEERPESATGAVSAPLSGEPDPADVDPRPGMGVVFDAGAPEDKHEPGGPIFRVEREGDAWVLGFGYPGPDLGRVEPGQRVWLNSDPALARRTEGLLAEGEPEGRIPLSLWVSGVEGAPLRVRMRAGWAVREAAGTTLLAPSRGAGVDAALLKDKLGALGGTSFHLAELDCSGLAPGLHLPVSELKALRRQLVTELTADVERGPTRTVSADAVEDGVRQGLLARVAPRAVDAAPRLLPLCRNEAQLEAAIAAGVGEVELDWMELVGLQRAVERARAAGLRVTIATVRVQKPGEEGYDTRLDRLRPDAVLVRHWGAMMHFLEQPAGASRPVLHGDFSLNVTNSLTAAHLLGLGLDTLTVSHDLDSEQLFALLEKAPAHRFAVALHHHIATFHTEHCVYSHTLSNGRDYRTCGRPCEKHAIALKDRLGLEHPVVVDVGCRNTVFNAQAQSAASLVPRLLERGVRRFRVEFVRETREEATRVLTAYQELLAGRLSPTEAVKRAAVHEQFGVTRGTMQVLKHPAPNARQG comes from the coding sequence ATGTCTTCCCGACGCCCCGAAATCCTCGCCCCCGCTGGTGACCTGGAGTCGTTGCGCGCCGCCCTCGCCAGTGGCGCGGACGCGGTCTACTTCGGGCTCGACGAGGGGTTCAACGCGCGCGCCCGCGCGGAGAACTTCTCGCTCGAAAGGCTGCCGGACACGGTGGGCCTCATCCACCGGGCCGGGGCGCGCGCCTACGTGACGTTGAACACGTTGGTGTTCGAGCCCGAGCTGCCGGTGGTGGAGCACCTGCTGCGCGGCGTGGCGCGGGCGGGCGTGGATGCCCTCATCGTGCAGGACCCGGCGGTGGCGCTGCTGGCGCGGGCGGTGTGCCCCCAGTTGGAGCTGCACGCCTCCACGCAGATGACGCTGTCCAGCGCGGAGGGGGCGCGGTTCGCCACGGGGCTGGGCTTCACGCGCATGGTGGTGCCGCGCGAGCTGTCGGTGGCGGAGATCCGCCGGCTGGCGTCGCAGACGGACATCGAGCTGGAGGTCTTCATCCACGGCGCGCTCTGCATGTCCTGGAGCGGCCAGTGCCTCACCAGCGAGGCGTGGGGCGGGCGCAGCGCCAACCGGGGCCAGTGCGCGCAGTCCTGCCGGCTGCCCTACGACCTGGTGGTGGACGAGGAGACGCGCGACCTGGGCGAGGTGAAGTACCTGCTCAGCCCCAAGGACCTGGCGGGCGTGAGGGCGGTGCCGGAGCTGGCGGACATCGGCGTGCACAGCCTCAAGATTGAAGGCCGGCTCAAGGGGCCGCAGTACGTCTCCAGCACGGTGCAGGGCTACCGCCGCTGGCTGGATGGCGTGATGGCCGGCAAGCCCGACGGGGCGCGGCTGGCGAAGGACCTGGCGGAGATGTCGCTGTCGTACAGCCGGGGGTTCTCCCACGGGTTCCTGGCGGGGTCCGACCACCAGACGCTGGTGGAGGGGCGCTTCCCCAAGCACCGGGGGCTGTACCTGGGCCGCGTGAGCGCGGTCGCGGGCAAGGACGTGCTGGTGGTGCCGGATGACCGGCCCTGGACGGGTGCGCTGGGGCTGGGTGAGGAGCGGCCGGAGTCCGCGACAGGCGCGGTGTCCGCGCCGCTTTCGGGCGAGCCGGATCCCGCTGACGTGGATCCGCGCCCCGGCATGGGCGTGGTGTTCGACGCGGGTGCGCCCGAGGACAAGCACGAGCCGGGCGGCCCCATCTTCCGCGTGGAGCGCGAAGGCGACGCGTGGGTGCTGGGCTTCGGCTACCCCGGGCCGGACCTGGGCCGCGTGGAGCCGGGGCAGCGCGTGTGGCTGAACAGCGACCCGGCGCTCGCAAGGCGCACGGAGGGGCTGCTCGCGGAGGGAGAACCCGAGGGCCGCATCCCGCTGTCCCTGTGGGTGTCCGGCGTAGAGGGGGCCCCGCTGCGCGTGCGCATGCGCGCGGGGTGGGCCGTGCGGGAAGCGGCGGGGACGACGCTGCTCGCGCCTTCGCGGGGCGCGGGCGTGGACGCGGCGCTGCTCAAGGACAAGCTGGGCGCGCTGGGTGGGACCTCGTTCCATCTGGCGGAGCTGGATTGTTCGGGCCTGGCGCCGGGGCTGCACCTGCCGGTGTCGGAGCTGAAGGCGCTGCGCCGGCAGTTGGTGACGGAGCTGACGGCGGACGTGGAGCGGGGGCCGACGCGGACCGTGAGCGCCGACGCGGTGGAGGACGGGGTTCGGCAGGGATTGCTGGCGCGCGTGGCGCCTCGGGCGGTGGACGCGGCGCCGCGGTTGCTGCCCCTGTGCCGGAACGAGGCGCAGTTGGAGGCGGCCATCGCGGCGGGCGTGGGCGAGGTGGAGCTGGACTGGATGGAGCTGGTGGGGCTCCAGCGCGCGGTGGAGCGGGCGCGGGCGGCGGGGCTGCGTGTCACCATCGCCACCGTGCGCGTGCAGAAGCCGGGCGAGGAGGGCTACGACACGCGCCTGGACCGGCTGCGCCCGGACGCGGTGCTGGTGCGCCACTGGGGCGCGATGATGCACTTCCTGGAGCAGCCGGCGGGGGCTTCGCGGCCGGTGCTGCACGGGGACTTCTCACTCAACGTCACCAACTCGCTGACGGCGGCGCACCTGCTGGGGCTGGGGTTGGACACCCTGACGGTGTCGCACGACCTGGATTCCGAACAGCTCTTCGCGCTCCTGGAGAAGGCGCCCGCGCACCGGTTCGCGGTGGCGCTGCACCACCACATCGCCACGTTCCACACCGAGCACTGCGTGTATTCACACACGCTGTCCAACGGGCGCGACTACCGCACCTGCGGGCGGCCGTGTGAGAAGCACGCCATCGCGCTCAAGGACCGGCTGGGCCTGGAGCACCCGGTTGTCGTGGACGTGGGGTGCCGCAACACGGTGTTCAACGCGCAGGCGCAGAGCGCGGCGTCGCTGGTGCCGCGCCTCCTGGAGCGGGGCGTGCGGCGGTTCCGGGTGGAGTTCGTGCGCGAGACGCGCGAGGAGGCCACGCGTGTACTGACGGCGTATCAGGAGCTGCTCGCGGGTCGGCTGTCGCCCACCGAGGCCGTGAAGCGCGCGGCCGTGCACGAGCAGTTCGGCGTCACGCGCGGCACCATGCAGGTGCTCAAGCACCCGGCTCCGAACGCCCGGCAGGGCTGA
- a CDS encoding queuosine precursor transporter, which produces MNLDRRIQLFMVLAGVFITSLVVGDIIGVKLFEVHLGSMPVVLSAGMLTFPVTFLLTDILNEFYGKRAARFITWVGFFMAIFTFAVIAVAVRVEWAPMTLEKGYGGTVAGSFNNVFAGSQRILMASMVAYLVGQFADIGMFNLLKRTTNNRMLWLRATGSTVVSQLIDTTVVQYIAWTGVLPHDVIVKIIYSSYAAKLLVALGLTPLIYLGHAFVERKLGIAPVVLGPDGEPVSLPSSTSESSPARAA; this is translated from the coding sequence ATGAACCTGGACAGACGGATTCAGCTCTTCATGGTGCTCGCGGGGGTGTTCATCACCTCGCTGGTGGTGGGCGACATCATCGGGGTGAAGCTGTTCGAAGTGCACCTGGGCTCGATGCCGGTGGTGCTGTCGGCGGGGATGCTGACGTTCCCGGTGACGTTCCTGCTCACGGACATCCTCAACGAGTTCTACGGCAAGCGGGCCGCGCGCTTCATCACCTGGGTGGGCTTCTTCATGGCCATCTTCACCTTCGCGGTCATCGCCGTGGCGGTGCGGGTGGAGTGGGCGCCCATGACGCTGGAGAAGGGCTACGGCGGGACGGTGGCCGGGTCGTTCAACAACGTCTTCGCCGGCTCGCAGCGCATCCTGATGGCGTCGATGGTGGCGTACCTGGTGGGCCAGTTCGCGGACATCGGGATGTTCAACCTGCTCAAGCGCACGACGAACAACCGGATGCTGTGGCTGCGCGCCACGGGCTCCACGGTGGTGTCGCAGCTCATCGACACGACGGTGGTGCAGTACATCGCGTGGACGGGCGTGCTGCCCCACGACGTCATCGTGAAAATCATCTACTCGTCGTACGCGGCGAAGCTGCTGGTGGCGCTGGGCCTGACGCCGCTCATCTACCTGGGGCACGCGTTCGTGGAGCGCAAGCTGGGCATCGCCCCGGTGGTGCTGGGCCCGGACGGTGAGCCGGTGAGCCTCCCGTCCTCTACCTCCGAGTCGTCACCGGCGCGCGCGGCCTGA
- a CDS encoding dihydroneopterin aldolase, producing MSDEPALIHPLVTDAEGRPLDVMQLRGLTVDCIVGLYNRERVTPQPLRLDVALFLDARQAAVGGKLANTVHYGRLAGELRFLLDACRFELLESAAEAVCRYLLAPPTDAAPHASVRAATVRVTKPEALGGWAIPSLQVHRAAEEMVYRTEEEPFGRVDVIHEGATYGIYRLRVEPGGRLPPRVNEDTEGCELVLGAGLLLQGQPVARGMAFHLPRDRMHRYDNPTTTEQTLLGVYRPRMALAAKGSVEGLEGPPSEGTLYYLPE from the coding sequence GTGAGTGACGAGCCTGCGTTGATCCACCCCCTCGTCACCGACGCGGAGGGCCGTCCGCTGGACGTGATGCAGCTGCGCGGGCTCACGGTGGACTGCATCGTGGGCCTCTACAACCGCGAGCGCGTGACGCCGCAGCCGCTGCGCCTGGACGTGGCGCTCTTCCTGGACGCGCGGCAGGCGGCGGTGGGCGGGAAGCTCGCGAACACGGTGCACTACGGACGGCTGGCGGGGGAGCTGCGGTTCCTCCTGGATGCGTGCCGCTTCGAGCTGCTGGAGTCCGCAGCGGAGGCCGTGTGCCGTTACCTCCTCGCGCCGCCCACGGACGCCGCGCCGCATGCGTCGGTGCGGGCGGCCACGGTGCGCGTGACGAAGCCGGAGGCGCTGGGGGGCTGGGCCATCCCCTCGCTCCAGGTGCACCGCGCGGCGGAGGAGATGGTCTACCGGACGGAGGAGGAGCCCTTCGGCCGGGTGGACGTCATCCACGAGGGCGCGACCTACGGCATCTACCGCCTGCGGGTGGAGCCAGGGGGGCGCCTCCCTCCACGCGTGAATGAGGACACGGAGGGGTGCGAGCTGGTGCTGGGCGCGGGGCTGCTGCTCCAGGGACAGCCGGTGGCCCGGGGCATGGCCTTCCACCTGCCGCGCGACCGCATGCACCGCTACGACAACCCGACGACCACCGAGCAGACGCTGCTGGGCGTGTACCGGCCGCGCATGGCGCTGGCGGCGAAGGGGAGCGTGGAGGGGCTGGAGGGACCGCCGTCGGAGGGGACGCTGTACTACCTGCCGGAGTAG
- a CDS encoding SDR family oxidoreductase, with translation MGTAFITGAGVRVGSAVARALGRAGYDLALHANRSVGSLEALADELRALGRAVTLYSADLSDAEAVDALGAKVRRAHPTLDVVVHNAALYERVDFESITRSQYRRMLGVNVDAPFFLTQALLPSLRAGKDPVVVHLTDIGGERAVNHYAHYSVSKAGLVMLTRALAVELAPLVRVNAISPGVVAFPEHFDAAAREAELQRIPMGREGSVEDVARTVLFLAREAPYLTGQVIALDGGRSAQL, from the coding sequence ATGGGGACCGCATTCATCACGGGCGCGGGCGTGCGCGTCGGCAGCGCGGTGGCTCGCGCGCTGGGCCGCGCCGGCTATGACCTGGCGCTCCACGCGAACCGCTCCGTGGGCTCGCTGGAAGCGCTGGCGGACGAACTCCGGGCACTGGGCCGCGCCGTCACGCTGTACTCCGCCGACCTCTCTGACGCGGAGGCCGTGGACGCGCTGGGCGCGAAGGTGCGGCGGGCGCATCCCACGCTGGACGTGGTCGTCCACAACGCGGCCCTCTACGAGCGCGTGGACTTCGAGTCCATCACCCGGTCGCAGTACCGCCGGATGCTCGGCGTGAACGTGGACGCGCCCTTCTTCCTCACCCAGGCGCTGCTGCCGTCGCTGCGTGCGGGGAAGGACCCCGTGGTGGTGCACCTCACCGACATCGGAGGTGAGCGGGCGGTGAACCACTACGCGCACTATTCGGTGAGTAAGGCGGGGCTGGTGATGCTGACGCGCGCGCTGGCGGTGGAGCTGGCGCCGCTCGTGCGCGTCAACGCCATCTCCCCCGGCGTGGTGGCCTTCCCCGAACACTTCGACGCAGCGGCGCGAGAGGCCGAGCTCCAGCGCATCCCCATGGGCCGCGAGGGCAGCGTGGAGGACGTCGCGCGCACGGTCCTCTTCCTGGCGCGCGAGGCGCCGTACCTCACCGGGCAGGTCATCGCCCTGGACGGCGGAAGGAGCGCCCAGCTGTGA
- a CDS encoding class I SAM-dependent methyltransferase translates to MFHRDGPTFRELTRQALTSVEQGYDLLAPKFEHTPFRTPDAVLKAALAQVGPEASVGSALDVCCGTGAAMRVLRPLCRDRVAGFDLSQGMLDEARRLLADAPGDAALDFVRGDALELPFTAEFDLITSFGAFGHILEEDEPRLVKGIARALKPGGRFVFVTGHPPSALNPGYWVAKGFNAAMRVRNALWKPPFVMYYLTFLVPRARALLEAEGFSVEVREGGMPRPFTGLVTVHATKR, encoded by the coding sequence ATGTTCCACCGCGATGGCCCCACCTTCCGGGAGCTGACCCGGCAGGCCCTCACCTCCGTCGAGCAGGGCTACGACCTGCTCGCGCCCAAGTTCGAGCACACCCCGTTCCGCACGCCGGATGCGGTGCTCAAGGCCGCGCTCGCGCAGGTGGGCCCGGAGGCCAGCGTGGGCAGCGCGCTGGACGTGTGCTGCGGCACCGGCGCCGCCATGCGCGTGCTGCGCCCGCTGTGTCGCGACCGCGTCGCCGGGTTCGACCTGAGCCAGGGCATGCTGGACGAAGCGCGGCGCCTGCTGGCGGATGCGCCCGGGGACGCGGCGCTCGACTTCGTGCGGGGCGACGCGCTTGAGCTGCCGTTCACGGCGGAGTTCGACCTCATCACCAGCTTCGGCGCCTTCGGGCACATCCTGGAAGAGGACGAGCCCCGGCTCGTGAAGGGCATCGCGCGCGCGCTGAAGCCGGGGGGACGGTTCGTCTTCGTCACCGGGCACCCGCCGTCCGCGCTCAACCCCGGCTACTGGGTGGCGAAGGGCTTCAACGCGGCCATGCGCGTGCGCAACGCGCTCTGGAAGCCGCCCTTCGTCATGTACTACCTGACGTTCCTGGTGCCCCGCGCCCGCGCGCTGCTGGAGGCGGAGGGGTTCTCCGTGGAGGTGCGCGAGGGCGGCATGCCCAGGCCCTTCACCGGGCTCGTCACCGTGCACGCCACGAAGCGCTGA
- a CDS encoding GreA/GreB family elongation factor: MSKAFTKEDGGGDEGLTPARPRSTSAEQRYITPEGYRALQEELLATQGPASEDWPELEAGVRRRERERRAHELAAILEEVRVVEPDPSQVGRVFFGAWVLLEDEDGAQMRYRIVGPDEADVKAGRLSVESPLARALLGKEAGEVVLVERPRGPVEYELLAVEYALSEESASAP, encoded by the coding sequence ATGTCGAAGGCGTTCACGAAGGAAGACGGGGGCGGCGACGAGGGACTCACCCCGGCGCGTCCCCGGTCGACGTCGGCGGAGCAGCGCTACATCACGCCGGAGGGCTACCGCGCGCTTCAGGAGGAGCTGCTGGCCACGCAGGGCCCGGCCTCCGAGGACTGGCCGGAGCTGGAGGCGGGCGTGCGCAGGCGGGAGCGTGAGCGCCGCGCGCATGAGCTCGCCGCCATCCTGGAGGAGGTGCGGGTGGTGGAGCCGGATCCCTCGCAGGTGGGGCGCGTCTTCTTCGGCGCGTGGGTGTTGCTGGAGGACGAGGACGGCGCGCAGATGCGCTACCGCATCGTCGGGCCGGATGAGGCGGACGTGAAGGCGGGGCGACTGAGCGTGGAGTCGCCGCTGGCGCGCGCGCTGCTGGGCAAGGAGGCCGGTGAGGTCGTCCTGGTGGAGCGTCCCCGCGGCCCGGTGGAGTACGAGCTGCTCGCGGTGGAGTACGCGCTGTCCGAGGAGTCCGCGTCGGCGCCGTGA
- a CDS encoding PilZ domain-containing protein, protein MHLPRTVPRFQHRLAVRLRGMLPVYTRDVSESGFCADMLQPMKAGDVLEGALLLGDEEVPFQGEVMWTRRSAGERTRGRYGVRFVTINGDFQRLLVAYRRLQGKRLVRWFT, encoded by the coding sequence ATGCACCTCCCCCGAACCGTGCCTCGCTTCCAGCATCGCCTGGCCGTCCGTCTGCGCGGCATGCTGCCGGTGTACACGCGGGACGTGTCGGAGAGCGGCTTCTGCGCGGACATGCTCCAGCCGATGAAGGCGGGCGACGTGCTGGAGGGCGCGCTGCTGCTGGGGGACGAGGAGGTTCCCTTCCAGGGCGAGGTCATGTGGACGCGCCGCTCCGCCGGGGAGCGCACGCGGGGGCGTTACGGCGTGCGCTTCGTGACCATCAACGGAGACTTCCAGCGACTTCTGGTGGCGTACCGGCGCTTGCAGGGCAAGCGCCTGGTCCGCTGGTTCACCTGA